From the Sanguibacter sp. HDW7 genome, the window AGGGCAGGCGAAGCCCGTCGCGGCGTCGTACTGGCGCTGCGTCGGCGCGGTCGCGGTGACGAGACCCTGCTCCTTCTGCAGGAGCACGACGAGCGACTTCGCGCTCACGCCGCACGCAGCGGCGACCTTGGCGATGACGGTCGACGCCCGCTCGTTCTTCGCCCCCGTGTAGGCGCGGCAGTAGGAGTTCGCCTTGACGGACGCCGTCGTGAGGCGGAAGTCCCTGAGGCACGTCGGGCCGTCGGCCGCGGCGCACGTCGCGACCTTGGACTCGAGGAAGCTCTGCACCTGCGACGCGTTGAGGTCGGCGCCCGCGAAGAACACCTCGTCCGTGATGATGCGGCCGGCGTCGAAGAGGCCGAGCGCGGTGTCGAAGGTCTGACCCTCGTCGTCGTTCGCGGCGGCGACGGGTGCCGCCGCGACGGGCGCGACGGCCGGCACCGTCGCGGGCACGGCCTGCGCAGGCGGGATCCCGAGCCCGACGACGAGTGCCGCCCCGCACAGGAGCGCGGTCGTGCGGCGCGTCCCCGCTCGTGCGGTCGTGCCGGTCCTGCGTCGTGCGTCGGCCCACATCGTCGTCATCCGTCCACTGCGTCGTCGTCCGTGCTGCCGCTCCTGTCAGCAGCGTCCCCCGCGCGGCTCGGCCGCGCACAGGCCTCACCACCGTACGTCGGGAGTTCCCAGGGTGCGAGCCCCTACATGTCAGCGTGCAAGCCTGGCGACGGCCGCGGCCTTGGCGGCGAGGAGCGCCGCGTGCCGCCGGGCGAAGGCCTCGCGACGCGCTGCGCGCGGCTCGCGGGACGCGACCGACGCCTCGCGCTCGGCCACCGCCGTGAGCGCGAGCGCCTCCTCGCGCACGGCCGCGTCGACCCGCCGTCGCAGCTCGCGCCGCGCAAGCTCGTCGAGACCGTCGGTGACGAGCGCGTCGGCCTGCGCGACGGGACCAGCGCCCGCCGCGGGGGCGTGCGCGCCGATCGTCGCGAGATCGAGCAGGAGGACGCCGTCGACGTCCCCGACCGCGGAGTCGACGTCGCGGCGCAGCGCGAGGTCGAGGATGACGAGCGGACGCCCGAGCGGGTCAGGCTCGTGCGCAAGGCGCTCGGCCCGGTCCGTCGCACGCTCGCGCGCCGCCGCGACGCCCGCGGCGTCGAGCACGTGCCCGACGCGCCCCGAGCACGAGACGACGAGGTCCGCGTCAGCGACCGCGTCGACGAGCCCGTCGCCGTCGACCGCCACCCCGCCCCGCGCGCTCGCGAAGTCCTCCGCGCGGCCCGAGCGCGAGTGCACGCGGACGTCGAGCACCCCTCGGCTGCGCAGCGCCGCGAACGCCGCGCCCGCGTACGAGCCCGTGCCGACGAGCACGGCTCGCACCTGCCGCCACGGCGGCAGGCTCGCGCCCGCGAGGTCGAGCCCGACGCCGACGACCGAGCGACCGACGGTCCCGAGGCCCGTCGCGACCTCGACCCGGCGCGACGTGCGCGACGCCTGCTCGAAGAGGAGGTCGAGCGCAGGCGTCGACGTGCCGAGAGCGCGCGCACGCACGGCCGCGCGTCGCACCTGCCCCGCGATCTCCCGCTCGCCGACGACCATCGACTCGAGGCCCGACGCGACGCGCAGCAGGTGGCGCGCGGCATCGCCGTCGGCCCGGCGCGTGAGCGCGGCCGCGACCGCGTGGCGCGGCAGGCCCGTCGTCGCACCGACGACCTCCTCGACGCGCGCGGTCGCCTCAGCCGCGCCGTCCGCCTCGACGTAGACCTCGACGCGGTTGCACGTCGTGAGGACGACGGCGCCCCGCGCCGCGGGGGCGTCGGCACCCGACGTGGGGGCGTCACCGGTCCCGGGTACGCCCCTGCCCGGGGCGGGCGCGACGACGTCGCGCGCGAGCCCCGGACCCACCAACCCGAGCCTCTCGAGGAGGTCGAGATCGAGGTCGCGGTGCGACGCGGAGAAGGACCAGATGTTCACGGTGAGAATGATTGAACCACCGACACGAATTCGCGGCACAATCAGTTCTTGTGAATCTCGCGACGCATCCCCTTGCTGACGGAACGACATCTTCCTCGCGCGCCGTACGTGCATTTCGCGGCGACCGCCCCGACGTCACCCCCGTCTGGTTCATGCGCCAGGCGGGTCGCTCCCTGCCCGAGTACCGCCGCGTCCGCGAGGGCGTCGGCATGATCGAGTCGTGCCTGCGTCCCGAGCTCGCCGCCGAGATCACGCTTCAGCCCGTGCGTCGCCACCGGGTCGACGCCGCCGTCTTCTTCTCCGACATCGTCGTGCCGCTGCGGCTCGCGGGGGTCGACGTCGACATCGCCCCCGGCGTCGGGCCCGTGCTCGGCGCGCCCGTCCGCACTGCCGACGACGTCGCGCGGCTCGAAGAGCTCAGCCTCGACGACGCGGCGCTCGCGCCCATCGCGGAGGCCGTCGCCCTCACCGTCGCCGGCCTCGCAGCGGACCCCGGCGCGTCCGGGTGCGGTGACACCCCGCTCGTCGGCTTCGGCGGTGCGCCCTTCACCCTCGCCGCGTACCTCGTCGAGGGTCGCCCCTCGCGCGACCACCTCGCGGCACGCGCGCTCATGCACGCCGACCCCGAGCTCTGGGCGCGCCTGCTCACGTGGTGCGCGCGCGTCACGTCGGACTTCCTCGTCACGCAGGTGCGGGCCGGTGCGAGCGTCGTCCAGCTCTTCGACTCGTGGGCCGGCTCCCTGTCCCTCGCCGCCTACTCGGAGTCGGTCGCCCCGTTCTCCGCGCTCGCGCTCGAGGCCGTGCGCGCGCTCGACGTCGACGGGCAGCGCGTGCCCGTCGTCCACTTCGGCACCGGCACGGGCCACCTGCTCGCCGCGATGCGCGACGTCGGCGCGGACGTCGTCGGCGTCGACCACCGCACGCCGCTCGACGAGGCGTCCGCGCTGCTCGGGCACGCGACGCCGCTCCAGGGGAACGTCGACCCTTCCTTCCTCTTCACCCCGCGTGCGACGCTCGAGGCGCACGTCCACGACGTCCTGCGCCGCGGCCTCGCCGCACCCGCGCACGTCGTCAACCTCGGCCACGGCGTCCCGCCCGACGCCGACCCGGACGCCCTCACGGGCATCGCCCGCACCGTCCACGCGTGGCAGCAGGAGGACTGATGAGCCGCACGATCGTCGTCGGAGGAGGCGTCGCAGGCCTCACCGCCGCGCGCGAGCTTGCGCTCGCCGGACGCACCGTCGTCCTCCTCGAGGCGTCCGCGGACGTCGGCGGCAGCGTCCGCCCGCTCGTCGTCGAGCGCGGCGGCCTCGACGGCGCCGATCCGCAGTGCCCCGACGACTCCCCGTTCGAGCGCGTGACGCTCGACGGCGGCGCAGAGTCCTTCGCGACCCGCTCGAGCGCCGTCGGCGACCTGCTCGACGAGCTCGGGCTCGCGGGCGAGATCGTCACGCCGGCCGGAGCCCCCGCGTGGGTGCGGACGCCCGACGCGCTCATGCCGCTGCCCCGCTCGGGCGTCCTCGGCATCCCCGGCGACCTCGAGACCGTGCGGCGCACGCTCGGCACGGGCGCCTGGCTGCGCGCGCGGCTCGACGCCGCGCTGCCCGCGTCCGTCGGGACGCGCGGGTCGCGCGGGACGCGCGGGTCCGGGGACGACGGCGCCGTGAGCGTCGGGCACCTCGTGCGCGCGCGACTCGGCGACGACGTGCTGCGCGCCTTCGTCGCGCCCGTGACCGGCGGCGTCCACTCCGCGTCCGCCGACCTCCTCGACGTCGACGCCGTCGCCCCCGGGCTGCGCGAGGGCGTCGCCCGGCACGGATCCCTCGTCGCGGCCGCCGCCGCGCTGCGCTCCGCCGCCCCCGCCGGCTCCGCCGTCGCCGGGCTCCGCGGCGGCATGCACACGCTCGTCGCCGCGCTCCTCGCCGACCTCGTGGCCCGCGGCGTCGACGTCCGACGCTCGACGCACGTCGAACGCCTCGAGCGCACGGACGACGGCTGGCGTGTCCACACCCTCGGCCCCGCGCGGCGCGGTTCGTTCGAGGACGCCGTCGGCGCCCGCGCGACGGCCACCCTCGAGTCCGACGACGTCGTCGTCGCGACGACCGCCGGAGAAGCAGCACGACTCCTCGGCGCCCACGTGCCCGCGAGCGTGCTGCCCGAGATCCCGCACGGCCACGTGTGCCTCGTGACCCTCGTGCTCGCGGACCCGCGGCTCGACTCCGCGCCGCGCGGCACGGGAGTGCTCGTCGCGTCGGGCGTCAACGCCGCGCACGGCGTGCGCGCCAAGGCGCTCACGCACTCGAGCGCGAAGTGGGACTGGGTGCGCGACGCCCTGCCGAGCGGCCACCACGCGGTGCGCCTCTCCTACGGGCGGCTCGGCGGCGACCCCGACCCGGGCGACGCGTCCGCGACGTCCCTCGAACGCACCGGGCTCCACGACGCGGGCCAGCTCCTCGGCGTGCCGCTCACACCCGCGCACGTCGTCGGCGCGAAGGTCGTGCGGTTCGGTGCGGGGCTCCCTTTCGCAGCGATCGGGCACGCGGCACGCGTCGCCCGGCTGCGCGCCGTGCTCGACGACGTCGGCGGGCTGCACGTCACCGGGGCGTGGGTCGCGGGGACGGGGCTCGCGTCCGTCGTCGCGGACGCCCGGCGGATCGCCCCGGCGCTCCGCGGCTGAGCCCGGCGACATTTCCTGGAAATGTCGCCGGCATTCCTCGGGCGCTTTTCTGAGCCGTTGTCACGACGTCATTCCTGATCCCCGTCACGTCGAGAATTCCCTCGCCGCGTTTCCCCTCCGGCGCGCACGGGACCACAATCGATCCCATGAGCAACGACGCGTACGGCGCACCCACGTCCACGAACGACGGTCCCGAGCCCGTCGCCTACACCCTCTGGGCCGTCCTCCGACGCGACCCCGCCGCCGAGCCGCTCCTCACGCGCCTCCTCGGTGACGAGGTCGACGCGTCCGCGACGTCCGTCCCGCAGGACACCGTCGTCACGCTGCTCGAGGCCGCGTCCGACGACCTCGGCGCGCTCGTCGACGACCTCCCCGAGGGCGTCGACCTCCGCGGCCTCTACGACGCGTCCGGCCTGCGCGCCGACGCCGACGTCATCGTCTGGCTCACCGGCCCCACCGCCGAGGGCCTCCAGGCCGCGCTGCGCACCCTGCGCACGTCCGTCCTGCTCGGCGACCTCCTGCCCACGTGGAACGCCCTCGGCGTCCACCGTCCCGCCGAGTTCACCGCGCGCCACCTGCCCGCCTTCATGCGCGGCACCGAGCCCAAGGACTGGCTCACCGTCTACCCCTTCGTGCGGTCCTACGACTGGTACCTGCTGCCCGAGGACGAGCGTCGCGCGATGCTCGCCGACCACGGGATCAAGGGCCGCGAGTTCCCCCAGGTGCTCTCCAACACCGTCTCCGCGTTCTCCCTCGGCGACTACGAGTGGCTGCTCGGCCTCGAGGCCGACGAGCTCACCGACCTCGTCGACCTCATGCGCCACCTGCGCTACACCGAGGCCCGCCGCCACGTGCGCGACGAGCTGCCGTTCTACACGGGCCGCAACGTGAGCATCGAGCGTCTCGCCGCGATCCTTCTGGACGTCGCATGAGCGACGACGAGATCTTCCGGGGCGGGCTGCTTCCGCTCGTCCCCGCGGCGGACCCGCACGGCTCCGCGCACGACGACGCGCACGGGTGCGCGTGCGGCGAGGACGGCTGCGAGGAGGTCGAGGTCGACCTCGACGACTACCTCGCCGAGATCGCCGCCCAGCTGCCGCCGGTCGAGCCCTCGGAGCCCGTCGCATACGACGGCGTGCTCCTCGTCGGCTTCGGCGGGCCAGAGGGCCAGGACGACGTCCTGCCCTACCTCCGCAACGTCACCGCCGGCCGCGGCATCCCCGACGAGCGCCTCGAGGAGGTCGCCGTCCACTACCGCGCCCGCGGCGGCGTCTCCCCCATCAACGACCAGAACCGCGCGCTCCGCGCGGCGCTCGCCACCGAGCTCGCGACGCGCGGGCTCGACCTGCCCGTCCTGTGGGGCAACCGCAACTGGGACCCCTACCTCGCCGACACCCTGCGTTCTGCTGCGGACGCGGGCCACCGGCACCTCCTCGCGATCGTCACCTCCGCCTACTCCTCGTACTCCGGCTGCCGCCAGTACCGCGAGGACCTCGCGGGAGCGCTCGAGTCGACGGGACTCGCAGGCACGCTCCGCATCGACAAGGTGCGGCAGTACTTCGACAGCCCCGGGTTCGTCGCGCCGTTCGTCGAGGGCGTGCGCGGGGCGCTCGGGCGGCTGCGCGCCGCCGCAGCCTCCGCCTCGGGCGCCGCCTCGGGCGACGACGACGCGTCGGCCGACGTCCGCGTCCTCTTCTGCACCCACTCCATCCCCACCGCCGCGGCCGAGGTCACCGGACCCCAGACCGGCACCGACGGGCCCGTCGGCTGGGCCGACGGCGGCGCCTACGAGGCCCAGCACTACGCCGTCGCGAACGCCGTCATGGCCGCCGTCGACGACACCGTGCCGTGGGAGCTCGTCTACCAGTCACGCTCGGGCGACCCGCGCACCCCCTGGCTCGAGCCCGACATCAACGACCGCCTCGCCGAGCTCGCCGCCGACCCCGACGAGCGGCCGGACGCCGTCCTCATCGTGCCCCTCGGTTTCGTCTCCGACCACATGGAGGTCCTCTGGGACCTCGACACCGAGGCCCTCGCCACGTGCGCCTCGCTCGGCATCCTGGGCGAGCGCGTCCCCACGCCCGGCGTCCACCCCGCGTTCGTCGCCGGGCTCGTCGACCTCGTCGCCGAGCGCACCGCCGCCCCGACGCGCACCGCGACGCAGGCGACGTGCGGCGCCGCGGGCGTCCTCGGGCCCTGGTACGACAGGTGCCGGCCCGACTGCTGCACCGACCCGCGCGGTTCGGTCCGGGCCGTCGTCGCCGAGGACGTCGGATGAGTGTCGTGCGCGTCGGGACCCGCGCGTCCGAGCTCGCGCGCACCCAGACCGGGCACGTCACGGACGCGCTCAGCGCGGCCGCGAGCGCGGCCGGGACCCCGCTCGCGCTCGAGACCGTCCACGTGACGACCGAGGGCGACACGACGCGCGCGTCCCTCGCGCAGCTCGGCGGGACGGGCGTGTTCGTCGCCGCGCTGCGCGACGCGCTGCTCGACGGACGCATCGACGTGGCCGTGCACTCGCTCAAGGACCTGCCGACCGCGCCCGCCCGCGGCCTCACTGTCGCCGCCATGCCGCCGCGCGAGTCGCCGCTCGACGCGCTCGTCGCACGCGACGGCCTCACCCTCGCGGGGCTGCCGCGCGGTGCGCGCATCGGCACCGGATCGCCACGGCGACGCGCGCAGCTGCTCGCGGCTCGGCCCGACCTCGAGGTCGTCGACATCCGCGGGAACGTCGGCACACGCATCGCGCGCGCGCTCGGGCCGGACGCCGACCTCGACGCCGTCGTGCTCGCCGCCGCAGGTCTCGCCCGCATCGGACGGACCGCGCTCGTCACCGAGCCCCTTGACCCGTCCGTCATGACGCCCGCGCCCGGGCAGGGCGTCCTCGCCGTCGAGACCCGCACGGACGCCCAGATCCCGGGGCTGGCGGCGCTCGATCACGTGCCGTCGCGGCTCGCGGCGACCGCCGAGCGCGCGCTGCTCGCGCGGCTCGAGGCCGGGTGCGCGGCACCCGTCGGGGCGCTCGCTGCTGTCTCTCTGGACGGGGCGCGCATGCAGATCGACCTCGACGTCGTCGTCGCGTCGCTCGACGGGACGCGCGTGCTGCGGCACGGCGCGTCGCAGAGCGGCCCGGTCGTCGGCGCGGGCACGTACGACCTCGCCGCCGCCGTCGAGAGCGCGCAGTCGCTCGGCATCAACCTCGCGGAGATCATCTTCGAGATGGGCGCCGCCGACATCGCGCCGTTGCGGTGAGCGTCGACGGGTCCGCCCCCTCTCCTGCGCAACCACCGGACCGGGCGCTGGGGTCAGCCGGTCGAGCGGACATCCCCGAGCAGGGGCGCGCGCGGGTGCTCGTGCCGCGGGGCGGGCGGGCGGGGCGCGAGCTCGCGGCGGCGCTGGAGGCCGCCGGGTTCGAGCCGGTCGTCGCGCCGCTCATCACGTTCGGCCCGCCTGTGGATTCCGCGCCGCTCCTCGCCGGTGTGGTCAGGCTTGCGGAGGGCGGGTACGACTGGCTCGTGCTCACGTCCGAGCGGACGGTCGACGCCCTCGTCGACGCGTCGCCGGCGGGCGTCGTGCAGGTTCCGGCGACGACGCGGGTGGCGGCCGTCGGACCGTCGACCGCGCGCCGGGCGCGACGGGCCGGGCTCGACGTCGATGTCGTCCCGGAGTGGGACCGCACGGCCACGGGCCTCCTCGCGGCGCTCGCCTCCCCGCCTTCCCGACGGATTGACGCTGTCCCCCCATCGAACGGGGGAACAGCGTCAATCCGTCAGGAAGAGGGGCGGGTGGTGAGAGCCTTCGCACCCCGGTCCGCGATCGCCCGGCCCGAGCTCGTCGACGGGCTCCGCGCCGCCGGGTGGCACGTCGACGCGCCCGACGCGTACGTCACCGAGCTCGCGACCGCGCTGCCCGCGGGCGCGCTCGACGTCGACGTCGTCGTCCTCACGTCCTCGAGCACCGCCGAGACCTGGGCGACGCTCACCGGGCACGTCCCAGCTCCGCCATGGCGGGTCGTGAGCATCGGCCCACGGACGACGACGACCGCACGCACCTTCGGCCTGCGCGTCGAGACGGAGGCCACGACGCCCGACGTCCCCGCACTCGTCGCGGCAGTCCGACGGATCGTCGCCCCCTCCCCCGACTCGTAGGCCCGGAGCACCATCGAACGGCGCTGGCGGCCGACGAGTCGGCCGGCGACAGCGACTCGTAGTCGTCGCTGCACCTTGGCGCGGTGTCGGGACGCCTCGGACATGCCCGCCTGCAAGGATGAGAACAGACCCCGGACGAGTGGAGAGAACCATGACCCCCTACGACCGCCCCCGCCGCCTGCGCCGCACCCCCGCGCTGCGCGCCCTCGTGAGCGAGACCCGCGTCCACCCGCGCGAGCTCGTCCTGCCCGCCTTCGTCAAGGAGGGCCTCACCGAGCCGGCGCCGATCATGTCGATGCCGGGCGTCGTCCAGCACGACCTCGACTCGCTGCGCCGCGAGGCCGTCCGCGTCGCCGAGGCCGGCCTCGGCGGGCTCATGCTCTTCGGCGTGCCGCTCGAGCGCGACGCCGTCGGCTCCGGCGCGACCGACCCGGACGGGATCCTCAACGTCGCGACCGCCGCCGTCAAGGCCGAGGTCGGCGACGCCGTCGTCGTCATGACCGACGTCTGCCTCGACGAGTTCACCGACCACGGCCACTGCGGCGTGCCGCGCGCCGACGGCTCGGTCGACAACGACGCGACTCTCGAGCGCTACGCACGCATGGCCGTGCTCCAGGCCCAGCGCGGCGCGGACGTCGTCGCCCTGTCCGGGATGATGGACGGCCAGGTCGCGGCGGTGCGCGAGGCCCTCGACGACGCCGGGCGCACCGACACGGCCGTGCTCGCGTACGCCGCGAAGTACGCCTCCGCGCTCTACGGACCGTTCCGGGACGCGGTCGAGTCGACGCTCACGGGCGACCGTCGGACCTACCAGATGGACCCCGCCAACCGCCGGGAGGCGCAGCGCGAGGTCGCGCTCGACATCGCCGAGGGCGCGGACATCGTCATGGTGAAGCCCGCGAGCCTCTACCTCGACGTCCTCGCCGACGTCGCCGCGGGCTCGGACGTGCCCGTCGCGGCGTACCAGGTCTCGGGCGAGCTCGCGATGGTCGAGGCCGCCGCGGCCATCGGCTGGATCGACCGCGAGCGCACGATCGCCGAGTCGCTCACGGCGATCAAGCGCGCGGGCGCTGACCTCGTCGCCACCTACTGGGCCCTCGAGGCTGTCGAGAACCCGCAGGTGAGGGAGCTGCTGTGAGCAACGAGTCCGACTTCGCCCATGCCCAGCGGGTCCTGCCGGGCGGCGTGTCCTCACCCGTGCGGGCGTTCGGGTCGGTCGGCGGGACGCCGCGCATGCTGCGTTCTGCGCGCGGCGCGTACGTCACGGACGTCGACGGCGTCGAGCGCGCCGACCTCGTCGCGTCGTGGGGTCCGGCGCTGCTCGGGCACGCTCACCCCGAGGTCGTCGCCGCCGTGCAGGAGGCCGCCGCGCGCGGCCTGTCGTTCGGCGCCCCGACGGTCGCGGAGGCCGAGCTCGCCGACGCGGTCATCGCGCGCGTGCCGTTCGTCGAGAAGCTGCGGCTCGTCTCGACGGGCACCGAGGCGACGATGACGGCCGTGCGCCTCGCGCGCGGCGTCACCGGCCGGCCGCTCGTCATCAAGATGGCCGGCTGCTACCACGGGCACCTCGACGCGCTGCTCGCGCAGGCAGGCTCGGGCGTCGCGAACCAGGCGCTGCCCGGTTCGGCGGGGGTCACGGAGGCGACGGCCGCCGAGACCATCGTCGTCCCGTACGACGACGTCGCGGCCGTGGCCGCGGCGTTCGACGCCCACCCGGGGCGGGTCGCGGCCGTCATCGTCGAGGCAGCGCCCGCGAACATGGGTGTCATCGAGCCCGCGCCCGGCTACAACGCGGCGCTGCGGCGCCTGTGCTCGCAGCACGGTGCGCTGCTCGTGCTCGACGAGGTACTCACGGGCTTCCGCGTCTCAGCGGCCGGATGGTGGGGTCTCGAGGGGCGGCGCGAGGGCTGGGAGCCGGACCTCGTGACGTTCGGCAAGGTCGTCGGCGGCGGCATGCCCGTCGCGGCGGTCGGGGGGCGGGCGTCGGTCATGGACCATCTCGCGCCGCTCGGGCCGGTGTACCAGGCGGGCACGCTGTCGGGGAACCCGGTCGCGGTCGCGGCGGGGCTCGCGACGCTGCGCCTCGCGGACGCTGCGGTGTACGCGCACGTCGACCGGGTCTCGCGCGTCGTGTCCGACGCGGTGTCGGCCGCGCTCGACGCCGAGGGCGTCGCGCACTCGGTGCAGCGGGCGGGCTCGCTGTTCTCGGTCGCGTTCGGGACGTGGCAGGCGGGGGCGGCCGACACTCCCGGCCTCGACGCCCTCCCGCACGACGTGCCCGCTGGTCCGCGCGACTACGCGCAGGTGCAGGCGCAGGAGGGCTGGCGGTTCCCGCCGTTCTTCCACGCGATGCTCGACGCCGGGGTGGCGCTGCCGCCGTCGGTGTTCGAGGCGTGGTTCCTCACCGCGGCGCACGACGAGGAGGCCGTCGGTCGCATCCTCGAGGCGCTGCCGGCAGCGGCCCGGGCGGCCGCAACGGCGACGCGCCCCTAGCCGCAGCCCGTCCCCAACCGCGGCGTTCCACGCTCCACCACGGATTGACGGCTTCCGACCATTCGATGGTCGGAAGCCGTCAATCCTTCGGGGAAGAGCGTTGCCGCTACGTGCCACCAAGGTGCCGTCGCCCGTGGCCCGGCACACGACGCGCGACGGTCGGATAGCCGATCGGACCACGTGTTGCGCACGGATCCGCTATCGAGGGCCAGGCGACTCCGGGGCGCATCACTCGATAGCCGATTCGCCCACGTGTCAGGTACGGATCCGCTATCGAAGACCTGGCTCCGCCGGTGCGCATCGCCGGATAGCCGATTCGTACGTGTGAAGGGGTCCGATCGGCTATCGGACCGCAGAGGTCGGGCGGGGGCGGAGCTGGCCTGCGAGGGACATCGACAGGACCGTCGCGATCGTGATGAGGCCCAGCGCGTGCCGCGCCCCGAGCCCGTCGACGAGCGCCCCCAGCACGGGCGGCGCCGTGAGCATCGCGATGGTCGAGAAGGACGACGCGACCGACACCCGGCTCGCCGCGTGCAGCGGGTCGTCGGACGCCGCCGCGATCGTCACCGGGTTGACGAGCGCCGCACCCGCACCCCACAGCACGATGCCGATCCACGCCGTCGCGAGGCTCGGCGCGAGCGCGAACAGCGCGAGCCCCACGAACGCCGACACGCCCGACGACCGCACAACCGCCACTCGACCGAAGCGGTCGACGAGGCCCGTGCCTGCGAACCGCACGATCGTCATCGCCGCGACGAACGTGCCGTAGGCGATCGCGCCGACGGCCTCCCGCGCCGCGAAGCCGTCGGTCACCGCGATCGACAGCCACGTGCCGGCCGACCCCTCGGACAGCGACGACGCGAGCAGGACGAGACCCAGCAGGAGGGTGCGCGGCTCGGTCCACGCGCCGAGCGCCGAACGGAAGCCGCGCGACGCCGGGGAGGCAGGGCGGGTCGACGCGTTCGTGCGACGCGCGGCCTCGGTCGCGTCGGCGGCGTCCGCCGTGACGACGTCGTCGACCGCGGGCGCCCCCGCCACGGCACGCACGGCGTCGGCGGTCGCGGAGGCGTCGTCGGGTACGTCGGCGTCGGGCACAGCCTCGTCGGGCACAGCATCGTCGGGCACAGCATCCGTCGCGGCCGAGGCCGCGCGGAGCGTGACGACGCGCAGGACCGTGGCGACCACGAGGACGACGGAGATCTGAACCTCGACCGCGACGTGACCCCACGAGAAGCCGGCCGCAATGAGCGTGCCGAGCGCCGCGCCGACGGAAAACGTCGCGTGGAAGTGCGGCAGCACGGTGCGGCCGAGGCGACGCTCGACGGCGGCGCCGGCGATGTTGATGGGGATGTTGATGAACGCGCCGCTCACGCCGTTGACGACGAGGCCCACGACGAGGGTGACGACGGACGACGTCGCGAGGCCGAGCGCGACGAGGCCGAAGCCGAGGGCGCTCGTGAGGGTGCC encodes:
- the hemB gene encoding porphobilinogen synthase, with protein sequence MTPYDRPRRLRRTPALRALVSETRVHPRELVLPAFVKEGLTEPAPIMSMPGVVQHDLDSLRREAVRVAEAGLGGLMLFGVPLERDAVGSGATDPDGILNVATAAVKAEVGDAVVVMTDVCLDEFTDHGHCGVPRADGSVDNDATLERYARMAVLQAQRGADVVALSGMMDGQVAAVREALDDAGRTDTAVLAYAAKYASALYGPFRDAVESTLTGDRRTYQMDPANRREAQREVALDIAEGADIVMVKPASLYLDVLADVAAGSDVPVAAYQVSGELAMVEAAAAIGWIDRERTIAESLTAIKRAGADLVATYWALEAVENPQVRELL
- a CDS encoding sugar MFS transporter yields the protein MTSLAATPSAPSVGAMRIALLAQFGIFGVVGAQWLARLPSVRATLGLDALELGGLLTIGGLGTLVSVLLTGGLVTRFGARRVLVAGTLTSALGFGLVALGLATSSVVTLVVGLVVNGVSGAFINIPINIAGAAVERRLGRTVLPHFHATFSVGAALGTLIAAGFSWGHVAVEVQISVVLVVATVLRVVTLRAASAATDAVPDDAVPDEAVPDADVPDDASATADAVRAVAGAPAVDDVVTADAADATEAARRTNASTRPASPASRGFRSALGAWTEPRTLLLGLVLLASSLSEGSAGTWLSIAVTDGFAAREAVGAIAYGTFVAAMTIVRFAGTGLVDRFGRVAVVRSSGVSAFVGLALFALAPSLATAWIGIVLWGAGAALVNPVTIAAASDDPLHAASRVSVASSFSTIAMLTAPPVLGALVDGLGARHALGLITIATVLSMSLAGQLRPRPTSAVR
- a CDS encoding glutamate-1-semialdehyde 2,1-aminomutase, whose amino-acid sequence is MSNESDFAHAQRVLPGGVSSPVRAFGSVGGTPRMLRSARGAYVTDVDGVERADLVASWGPALLGHAHPEVVAAVQEAAARGLSFGAPTVAEAELADAVIARVPFVEKLRLVSTGTEATMTAVRLARGVTGRPLVIKMAGCYHGHLDALLAQAGSGVANQALPGSAGVTEATAAETIVVPYDDVAAVAAAFDAHPGRVAAVIVEAAPANMGVIEPAPGYNAALRRLCSQHGALLVLDEVLTGFRVSAAGWWGLEGRREGWEPDLVTFGKVVGGGMPVAAVGGRASVMDHLAPLGPVYQAGTLSGNPVAVAAGLATLRLADAAVYAHVDRVSRVVSDAVSAALDAEGVAHSVQRAGSLFSVAFGTWQAGAADTPGLDALPHDVPAGPRDYAQVQAQEGWRFPPFFHAMLDAGVALPPSVFEAWFLTAAHDEEAVGRILEALPAAARAAATATRP